The following are encoded together in the Streptomyces sp. NBC_00358 genome:
- a CDS encoding damage-control phosphatase ARMT1 family protein, with translation MSDPTAAARSTAGPDDAPVVVSSVPGSFSWSVLAERHPALIRRVADAFPYGPEQRHALDDLLRNCAEGVVEPLAAQAADRGRWDAWGGREHYGRSWFDVPFLWSESYFYRRLLEAVGYFAPGPWQGIDPFRPFKLAELDTPEADEELAALDDLAHRPAEDQEEALLHGSLWGNRADLGFSLSGTRGGTAAESQLVADDADVLRSLLAGGTLCLVADNAGRELIPDLLLVDHLLRHGRVARATLQVKPYPYYVSDATPADVLDALRRLTAAKGAASEAGNRLWAALSEGRLTVRAHPFACAPLPYTDLPEDLRQEFAAADVTLLKGDLNYRRLIGDRLHPATTPFAVATAGFPGSVAALRTLKSDVVVGLTSAVETALDAAEGHRWRTGGTHALIQARR, from the coding sequence ATGTCCGATCCCACCGCAGCCGCCCGTTCCACCGCCGGTCCCGACGACGCTCCGGTGGTCGTGAGCTCGGTGCCGGGCTCGTTCTCCTGGAGTGTGCTGGCCGAGCGGCATCCGGCGCTGATCCGCAGGGTGGCGGACGCCTTCCCGTACGGGCCCGAACAGCGCCACGCGCTCGACGACCTGCTCAGGAACTGTGCCGAGGGGGTCGTGGAACCGCTCGCGGCGCAGGCCGCGGACCGCGGGCGGTGGGACGCCTGGGGCGGCCGGGAGCACTACGGCCGGTCCTGGTTCGACGTGCCCTTCCTCTGGTCCGAGAGCTATTTCTACCGCCGGCTCCTCGAAGCCGTCGGCTACTTCGCACCCGGCCCCTGGCAGGGCATCGACCCGTTCCGCCCCTTCAAGCTCGCCGAACTGGACACCCCGGAGGCCGACGAGGAACTCGCCGCGCTGGACGACCTCGCGCACCGGCCGGCCGAGGACCAGGAGGAGGCGCTGCTGCACGGCTCGCTGTGGGGCAACCGGGCGGACCTCGGTTTCAGCCTGTCGGGCACCAGGGGCGGGACGGCGGCCGAGTCCCAGCTCGTGGCGGACGACGCGGACGTGCTGCGGTCGCTCCTCGCCGGCGGCACCCTCTGTCTGGTCGCGGACAACGCGGGCCGGGAACTCATCCCCGACCTCCTCCTCGTCGACCACCTGCTCCGGCACGGCCGGGTCGCGCGGGCCACCCTGCAGGTGAAGCCGTACCCGTACTACGTCTCCGACGCCACGCCCGCCGACGTACTCGACGCCCTGCGCCGCCTGACCGCGGCGAAGGGAGCGGCGAGCGAGGCCGGGAACCGCCTCTGGGCCGCCCTGTCCGAGGGCCGTCTGACCGTCCGTGCCCACCCCTTCGCCTGTGCCCCGCTGCCGTACACCGACCTGCCCGAAGATCTCCGGCAGGAGTTCGCCGCGGCCGACGTGACCCTTCTCAAGGGCGACCTGAACTACCGCCGTCTCATCGGTGACCGGCTCCACCCCGCCACCACCCCCTTCGCGGTCGCCACCGCCGGCTTCCCCGGTTCGGTGGCCGCCCTGCGGACCCTCAAGTCCGATGTCGTCGTCGGACTCACCTCGGCCGTCGAGACGGCCCTCGACGCCGCCGAGGGCCACCGCTGGCGCACCGGCGGCACCCACGCGCTGATCCAGGCGAGACGCTGA
- a CDS encoding lytic polysaccharide monooxygenase auxiliary activity family 9 protein — protein MTAYRTATAAAVALAAPLLLTTWAAGTASAHGAPTSPVSRVYACSPEGGLSGTAACRAAIAANGSPFTAWDNLRVAGVNGRDRSVIPDGKLCSGGLPAYKGLDLARADFPSTRLTPGASLTLKYSSTIPHTGTFKLFLTKQGYSPTRPLKWSDLPEKPFATATDPALVGGAYRIKGTLPSDRTGRQMLFTIWQNTSTTDTYYSCSDVVFSGGSGASKSTRNTSTSGSTGSTSGGKSAKSASPSTKLETSPPSPEPASPSADSPSPVAGSPAATAGTDQLTPAADSTSGGGPALPLVAGGAAAALLLTAGVAFALRRRQ, from the coding sequence ATGACCGCCTACCGCACCGCCACCGCGGCCGCTGTCGCCCTGGCGGCTCCGCTGCTGCTCACGACGTGGGCCGCCGGGACCGCATCGGCGCACGGCGCACCGACGTCCCCGGTCAGCCGGGTGTACGCGTGCTCGCCCGAGGGCGGTCTGAGCGGCACGGCGGCCTGCCGGGCGGCGATCGCCGCGAACGGCTCGCCGTTCACCGCGTGGGACAACCTGCGGGTGGCCGGCGTCAACGGCCGGGACCGCTCGGTGATCCCGGACGGGAAGCTGTGCAGCGGGGGCCTGCCCGCCTACAAGGGCCTCGACCTGGCCCGCGCCGACTTTCCGTCGACGCGTCTGACGCCCGGCGCGAGCCTCACGCTCAAGTACAGCTCGACGATCCCGCACACGGGAACCTTCAAGCTCTTTCTGACCAAGCAGGGTTACAGCCCGACACGCCCCCTGAAGTGGTCCGACCTGCCGGAGAAGCCGTTCGCCACGGCCACCGACCCGGCACTGGTCGGCGGCGCCTACCGCATCAAGGGCACGCTGCCGTCCGACCGCACCGGCCGCCAGATGCTGTTCACGATCTGGCAGAACACCAGCACGACGGACACGTACTACTCGTGCTCGGACGTGGTGTTCTCCGGCGGGAGCGGGGCATCGAAGTCGACCCGGAACACGAGTACTTCGGGGAGCACCGGGAGTACTTCCGGCGGCAAGAGCGCCAAGAGCGCCTCCCCGTCGACCAAGTTGGAGACCTCGCCGCCCAGCCCCGAGCCGGCGTCCCCGTCCGCCGACTCGCCTTCCCCGGTGGCCGGTTCGCCCGCCGCGACGGCGGGCACCGATCAGCTGACGCCCGCCGCCGACAGCACGTCGGGCGGCGGCCCCGCCCTCCCCCTGGTCGCCGGGGGAGCGGCGGCGGCGCTGCTGCTCACCGCCGGCGTCGCTTTCGCGCTCCGACGCCGGCAGTGA
- a CDS encoding Tat pathway signal sequence domain protein, which yields MRTRSLLALVGVVAALSASAAVPASADDVPVLTTGSTAGTPVAVGDVLVASLASGTNATLYSSATGTSGVSCSASTFTASAVDNPAAPGTATESVTGQTFDSSSCSSNVVGVLGVTSITVDNLPYTTAVGSDGSVTVTPAAGSTIQTTVKLRSLLGTLTCVYRAASLTGTASNADTGITFTNQQFTKFSGSSLCFSSGYFTAKYAPVNDTSQPDSPVVYVN from the coding sequence ATGCGTACTCGTTCCCTGCTCGCCCTCGTCGGCGTCGTCGCGGCCCTTTCGGCGTCCGCCGCCGTCCCCGCCTCCGCGGACGACGTCCCGGTGCTCACCACCGGCAGCACCGCCGGAACCCCCGTCGCCGTCGGCGACGTCCTCGTCGCCTCGCTGGCGAGCGGCACCAACGCCACGCTCTATTCCAGCGCCACCGGCACGAGCGGCGTCTCGTGTTCCGCGTCGACCTTCACCGCGTCCGCCGTCGACAACCCGGCGGCCCCCGGCACGGCCACCGAGTCGGTCACCGGGCAGACCTTCGACAGCAGCTCGTGCAGCAGCAACGTCGTCGGTGTCCTCGGTGTCACCAGCATCACGGTCGACAACCTGCCGTACACCACGGCGGTGGGCTCCGACGGAAGCGTCACGGTCACCCCGGCCGCCGGTTCCACCATCCAGACCACGGTCAAGCTGCGCTCCCTGCTCGGCACCCTGACCTGTGTCTACCGGGCGGCGAGCCTGACCGGCACGGCGAGCAACGCCGACACCGGTATCACCTTCACCAACCAGCAGTTCACCAAGTTCTCCGGCTCGTCCCTGTGCTTCAGCAGCGGCTACTTCACCGCGAAGTACGCCCCCGTCAACGACACCAGCCAGCCGGACAGCCCGGTGGTCTACGTCAACTGA
- a CDS encoding DUF6230 family protein: MASSPDATASNGSTPETPESGSAADGQVRRGRVRLRRAAVMAVPATAVAAGLMILTAQGALGVQFAISGMPFTVTATELNGTGFEQFGGLDNMADDSPNAGDTGGQVLIVTSAIKSATLDHLCQSVDLGGTNLLITAGSGANKVEASHLTTDSTELSGDASFGNIEIGNDASTLDKAGVQGPKGVFSQQADTVRIANLRQTNYATTAAVFKLPGLKLRFSDQGC, encoded by the coding sequence ATGGCCTCGTCCCCGGACGCCACGGCGTCCAACGGTTCCACGCCCGAGACCCCGGAAAGCGGTTCGGCCGCCGACGGACAGGTCAGACGCGGCCGGGTCCGTCTCCGCCGCGCCGCCGTGATGGCGGTCCCGGCCACCGCGGTCGCCGCCGGGCTGATGATCCTCACCGCCCAGGGCGCCCTCGGCGTCCAGTTCGCCATCTCCGGCATGCCGTTCACCGTCACCGCGACCGAACTGAACGGCACCGGTTTCGAGCAGTTCGGCGGGCTCGACAACATGGCGGACGACAGCCCCAACGCCGGCGACACGGGCGGCCAGGTCCTCATCGTCACCTCGGCGATCAAGAGCGCGACCCTGGACCACCTGTGCCAGAGCGTCGACCTCGGCGGCACGAACCTGCTCATCACGGCGGGCAGCGGAGCGAACAAGGTGGAGGCGAGCCACCTGACCACCGACTCCACGGAACTGTCCGGCGACGCCTCCTTCGGCAACATCGAGATCGGCAACGACGCCAGCACCCTCGACAAGGCCGGGGTCCAGGGCCCCAAGGGCGTGTTCAGCCAGCAGGCCGACACCGTGCGCATCGCGAATCTGCGCCAGACCAACTACGCCACCACGGCGGCGGTGTTCAAGCTTCCCGGCCTCAAGCTCCGCTTCAGCGACCAGGGTTGCTGA
- a CDS encoding DUF6114 domain-containing protein — protein MSAEPHPDDSPGPRARFRQWRAHRPFWGGLLLTLAGAEILLTEKASLKVVLHIGMQGLAGYLLPAVMLLCGLLILFNPAQRLFYSLLGILLSLGTWLTSNLGGFFVGLLLGAVGSCLAFGWLPDQKPRRRLLRREPA, from the coding sequence ATGAGCGCCGAACCACATCCGGACGACTCCCCCGGCCCGAGGGCCAGGTTCCGGCAGTGGCGCGCGCACCGCCCCTTCTGGGGCGGGCTGCTGCTCACCCTGGCGGGAGCGGAGATCCTCCTCACCGAGAAGGCGTCGCTGAAAGTCGTCCTGCACATCGGGATGCAGGGCCTGGCGGGCTATCTGCTCCCCGCCGTAATGCTGCTGTGCGGCCTGCTCATCCTCTTCAACCCCGCCCAGCGCCTGTTCTACTCCCTGCTGGGCATCCTGCTGTCCCTGGGCACGTGGCTCACCTCCAACCTGGGCGGCTTCTTCGTCGGACTGCTCCTCGGCGCCGTCGGCAGCTGCCTCGCCTTCGGCTGGCTCCCCGACCAGAAGCCGCGCAGGCGGCTGCTGCGCCGCGAGCCCGCCTGA